The DNA segment CGTCCGGCGGAACGATCTGCTGCTTCAGCAGCATCGTGACGTGCGCGTGAGAAGCGGCGATGTCGTACAGGGCAAGTCGCCGGTCGTAGTGCGCGGTTGTGCCGATCGCCGCCATACGCTCCGCGGCCGTGGACCGCTGGTCGAGGGTCACGAAAGGACCCGCCCGGCCGGGCGCCGCGCGATCTCGTCCAGCTGGCGGTCGAACGCCTCGGGGGCGCCGGCGTTCGCGGCTGCCGCGAGGTCGGCCCAGTCCGGACGGAGGCAGAACAACAGCAGCGCCCTGGCGATGTGCAGCCGCGCGACGGCTTCCGGGTAGATCATCGACTGCGGTCCGTCGATGACTTCGGGCACCACCTCGTCGCCCCGGTACGCAGGCAGGTTGTGGAGGAAGATCGCGTCCGTACGGGCCTGAGCCATGAGTTCGGGCGTGACGCGGTAGGGCGCCAGCTGCTCACGGCGCAGGTCCGCCTCGTCGGCCTTGTTCATCGGGATCCAGGCGTCGGCGACCACCACCTGCGCGTCCTTGACGGCGACCTGCGGGTCGGCGGTGGCCGTGAATCCAGCCAGGTGATCGGTCTGGTCCGCCGGCAGCGCCATGCCCTCCGGCGTCGCGCAGGTGAACTGCGCACCGACCTTGGCGGCGGTCTGCGCCAGCGACAGGGCGATGTTCGTCCCATCCCCGACGAAGGCGATGTTGATTCCCTCCACGGCGCCGAAGTGCCGCTTCACGGTCAGGAAGTCGCAGAGCGCCTGCGTCGGGTGGTGCTTGTCGCACATCCCGTTGATGAACGGAACCGGGGACAGCTCGCAGATCTGTTCCTGGGCCGCGAAATCGTAGATGCGGCTCAGGAGCACATCATTGAACCGGCCCGCGACATTCACAAAGTCGGGCAGGTGCTCGGTCTTCGCGGCATGGCGCCCGACGCGTGCTTCCGCGCCGTTGTAGTGGATCGCCTGGCCGCCGAGATCGCCGATTGCCCGCTCGAACGCGGTCCGCGTGCGCAGCGACGTCTCATCGAAGATCATTCCCATGCATTTCCCGCGCAGCAGGGCGGGAAGGTGACCGAAGCGCTGTTTGTGCTCTTCCAGCGAGTCGGCGACCGCGATGACGTCGAGGACATCGGATGCCGTGAGGTCGTCGATCGTCAGCAGCTGCTTCCGGGTCACGCGATGCCTCCCTGGACCACGTTGCCCAGCTGGCGCAGGCGCAGGGCGTTGAGGCGAATGAACCCGGTCGCGTCACTCTGCCGATACCCGCCGCCTGCTTCGAAGGTGACCAGATCCTCGCTGTAGAGGGAGTGCGGGCTCTTTCGGCCCTCGACGATCACGTTCCCCTTGTAGAGCTTGAGGCGTACGGTGCCCGTGACGCGCTCCTGGCTTTTGTCGATGAGCGCCTGGAGCATTTCGCGCTCCGGGGCGAACCAGTAGCCGTTGTAGATCAGTTCCGCATAGCGCGGCATCAGCTCGTCCTTGAGATGCGCCTCTCCTCGGTCGAGCGTGATCGACTCGACGGCGCGGTGCGCGTGCAGCCAGATGGTTCCGCCAGGGGTTTCGAACAGCCCACGGCACTTCATACCGACGTACCGGGTGTCGACGATATCGATCCTGCCGATCCCGTTCTCCGCGCCGAGCTCGTTCAGGCGGGTGAGCAGGGACACCGGGTCCAGCGCCTCGCCGTCGATCGCGACGGGGTCGCCTTTCGCGAACTCCACCTCGATCGTGGTGGGCCGGTCTGGGGCCTCTTCCGGGGACTTGGTGCGGACCCAGGCGTCGTCCTCGGGCGTGAGCCAGGGGTCCTCAAGCGACTTTCCTTCGCACGAGATGTGCAGCATGTTGGAGTCCGCCGAGTACGGCGCCTCACCGCGCTTGTCCTTGGCGACGGGGATGTCGTGCCGGTCGGCGAACTCGATCAGCTGGGCACGGCCGGCCATGTCCCATTCCCGCCATGGCGCGATCACCTGGATGTCCGGGGCTAGGGCGTAGTAGGCCAGCTCGAAGCGCAGTTGGTCATTGCCCTTGCCGGTCGCGCCATGCGCCACCGCGTCGGCGCCCACCTCACGCGCGATCTCTATCTGCCGCTTCGCGACGAGTGGCCGGGCGATGGGCGTTCCCATCAGGTAGTTCCACTCGTACGCGGCGTTTCCGCGGTACATCGGGAAGGCGTAGTCCCGGACCAGTTCGTGCCGAAGGTCCTCGATGTAAATGTTCTCAGGCTTGACGCCAAGCGCCAGGGCCCTTTCCCTGGCGATTTCCAGCTCCTCGCCCTGGCCGAGGTCAGCGGTGAACGTGACAATTTCGGCCCCGTACTCGATCTGCAGCCATTTGAGAATGACCGAGGTGTCGAGTCCCCCTGAGAACGCCAGGACAATTTTGCGTGGCTTGCTCATACCTGAAAAATCTCCCTCAGCTTATTTGATAGCGGGGCGTCGGCGGTGTCGGTCACGCCGGTATGGTTGCGGGCAGCGTTTCGGCCGCCACGGCGCTCTATCGGTATCTCGCTGGGAAACCCGTCGGGCTGCAACCGTTGCGTGGAACGAAAAGCAAGAAACTGTCGTGGTCTTCGTTTTCCCCCGCCGCCCCCGTTGCACAGACCCGCCAGTCAGCCCAGGCCAACAGGCAGTGGTCACCTTCCCGAAGCCGGATGCCGCCCCCCGTGACGAGGACTGGTCGAACTCCACGTCACGGTCGGCCTGTTGAGCCTCGGATGAACTCACCGCAGCAACAGGATGGATGAATGATCTTGAGGCAGCAAGGCTCCCGGAAAATCATCTCATCATGTGAGAAATTCGAGTCGATTGCGCGCAAGTAGGCGGTAGTCCACCAGTTGAGGGCGTGGGCGAACCGCTTCGATCTGACACCAGCGCACGGTTTTCTCAATGAGCTTCTTTCATCCTGTGTTTGTGCAAATCAGGAGCGTGTGGACGGCACGGACGATGGGGCTGAGGCGGTTGGTGGAGCAGCGTGCTCTGCGTAGCAGGCGCCAGGAACTTGAGCTGTGCGAAGGCGCGTTCGCCGGGTGCGCGTAGACGGCGTGGTCGCGGTTGTACTGCCGGTAGTGCTCGGGCAGTTCGCGGTGTCCGTAGTAGGGGGTGCGGATGGTGGCGCCGGCGCCTGGGTAGGCGCGGTCGGCCAGGATGAGGATCTGCCGGGTCAGGCAGGCTTGAACGATGCCGTGGGCGCGAGCTGCGGTCAGGGCGTGGGTCCGTCCCGGCGTCGTCCGCGAGAACCAGAGCGGTGTGCCGTCCGAACGTGCGATGACCTGCACCGTCATGCCGTGCCTCTTGTGTTTCTGGGAGTAGTAGGGCTCGTCCGCGGCGATGCGGTCGGTCGGGATCAGAGTGCCGTCGACGATGACGAAGTCGCCCTCGCCCACGCCCACCAGGGCCTCGTGCAGGCCCGGCGCCCAGGCCGCCAGGACCTCGACGGTCTCATCCACGTACCGCCACGCCGTCGCCTCCGACACCCCGAAGCCGGCCACCGCCTGGGCGAACGGGGCCTCCCCCTGAGTGGTGGACATGCTGATACCGGATCTGCTTGATCCGGAGGAAGCGAGAAGACCGCCGATGGCGATGAAGGACTATTCGGACGAGTTCAAGGCCGATGCGGTGGCCCTGTACGAGTCCACACCCGGGGCGACCTACAAGAGCATCGCCGCTGACCTGGGCACCAACCGGGCGATCCTGCGTGAGTGGGTGCTGCGGGACCGTGAACGCCGTGGCGTCAGCGCCGCGGCTGCGAAGCCGGCCGCCCAACGTCGGGAGGCGGTGCCGTCCGCTGGTCCGGACGAGCGGGTCCGTCAGCTGGAGGCCCGGGTGGCCGAGCTCGAGGCGAGTGAGCGCAAGCTCGCCACCGAGCGGGACATCCTCCGCAAGGCGGCCAAGTATTTCGCCGGAGAGACGAACTGGTGATCCGCCGCTTCCAGTTCGTTGACGACCACCGGGACACCTACGAGGTGAAGCGGCTCTGCCAAGTCCTGGACGTGAACCGGTCCAGCTACTACAAGTGGCTCGCCGGCGCCCAGGCCCGGGCTGCCCGGCAGCACCAGGACCGGGTCCTGGCCGAGGAGATCCGTCAGGTCCACAGCGAGTCCGGCGGCGCCTACGGCTCCCCGCGGGTGACCGCCGAGCTCCGCGGGAAAGGGCGGCGGGTCAACGAAAAGCGGGTTGCCCGGATCATGCGGACGTTCTCCAGCACCGGCATCCGCCTGCGCAGACGCGTGCGCACCACCGTCCCGGACCCGGCCACCTCACCGGTCCCGGACCTGTTCCAACGGGACTTCACCGCCACCGAGCCGGGGCGCAAACACATGGGCGACATCACGTATCTCCCCCTGGACAACGGGGAGTTCCTCTATCTCGCGACCGTGCTGGACTGCTTCAGCCGCAAGGTCGTCGGCTGGTCCATCTCCGACCACATGCGCACCGGCCTGGTCGCCGACGCACTGCGGACGGCAGCCGCGACCCGCGGCGGCCTGGACGGTGCCGTGTTCCACTCCGACCACGGGGCCCGGTACGGCTCCCGGGCCTTCGCCGACCTCTGCGACCAGCTCGGGGTGACCCGGTCGATGGGCGCGGTCGGCACCAGCGCGGACAACGCGGCCTGCGAGAGTTTCCACGCGTCCCTGAAGCGCGAGACCCTCCAGGGCGCTCGCGACTACGGCGACGCCAGCACCTGCAGAAAGACGGTATTTGCCTGGCTGGCCCGCTATAACACCCGCCGCCGGCACTCCGCCAACGGCCACCTCAGCCCCAATGAATACGAACGCCGACACCACACCGCTGAACTCACGCTCGCCGCGTGATCAATAACCGCGTGCCCACCTTCACGGGGAAGGCCCGACGCCGTTCTCGACCCAACACGGTGTCAAGGGTGATGAGTTCGAAAATGTGGTCGTCGTCATCGACGACCGCCTCTG comes from the Streptomyces sp. NBC_00443 genome and includes:
- a CDS encoding ornithine carbamoyltransferase, with translation MTRKQLLTIDDLTASDVLDVIAVADSLEEHKQRFGHLPALLRGKCMGMIFDETSLRTRTAFERAIGDLGGQAIHYNGAEARVGRHAAKTEHLPDFVNVAGRFNDVLLSRIYDFAAQEQICELSPVPFINGMCDKHHPTQALCDFLTVKRHFGAVEGINIAFVGDGTNIALSLAQTAAKVGAQFTCATPEGMALPADQTDHLAGFTATADPQVAVKDAQVVVADAWIPMNKADEADLRREQLAPYRVTPELMAQARTDAIFLHNLPAYRGDEVVPEVIDGPQSMIYPEAVARLHIARALLLFCLRPDWADLAAAANAGAPEAFDRQLDEIARRPAGRVLS
- a CDS encoding argininosuccinate synthase, which produces MSKPRKIVLAFSGGLDTSVILKWLQIEYGAEIVTFTADLGQGEELEIARERALALGVKPENIYIEDLRHELVRDYAFPMYRGNAAYEWNYLMGTPIARPLVAKRQIEIAREVGADAVAHGATGKGNDQLRFELAYYALAPDIQVIAPWREWDMAGRAQLIEFADRHDIPVAKDKRGEAPYSADSNMLHISCEGKSLEDPWLTPEDDAWVRTKSPEEAPDRPTTIEVEFAKGDPVAIDGEALDPVSLLTRLNELGAENGIGRIDIVDTRYVGMKCRGLFETPGGTIWLHAHRAVESITLDRGEAHLKDELMPRYAELIYNGYWFAPEREMLQALIDKSQERVTGTVRLKLYKGNVIVEGRKSPHSLYSEDLVTFEAGGGYRQSDATGFIRLNALRLRQLGNVVQGGIA
- a CDS encoding transposase family protein: MSTTQGEAPFAQAVAGFGVSEATAWRYVDETVEVLAAWAPGLHEALVGVGEGDFVIVDGTLIPTDRIAADEPYYSQKHKRHGMTVQVIARSDGTPLWFSRTTPGRTHALTAARAHGIVQACLTRQILILADRAYPGAGATIRTPYYGHRELPEHYRQYNRDHAVYAHPANAPSHSSSSWRLLRRARCSTNRLSPIVRAVHTLLICTNTG
- a CDS encoding IS3 family transposase (programmed frameshift), which gives rise to MAMKDYSDEFKADAVALYESTPGATYKSIAADLGTNRAILREWVLRDRERRGVSAAAAKPAAQRREAVPSAGPDERVRQLEARVAELEASERKLATERDILRKAAKYFRRDELVIRRFQFVDDHRDTYEVKRLCQVLDVNRSSYYKWLAGAQARAARQHQDRVLAEEIRQVHSESGGAYGSPRVTAELRGKGRRVNEKRVARIMRTFSSTGIRLRRRVRTTVPDPATSPVPDLFQRDFTATEPGRKHMGDITYLPLDNGEFLYLATVLDCFSRKVVGWSISDHMRTGLVADALRTAAATRGGLDGAVFHSDHGARYGSRAFADLCDQLGVTRSMGAVGTSADNAACESFHASLKRETLQGARDYGDASTCRKTVFAWLARYNTRRRHSANGHLSPNEYERRHHTAELTLAA